The proteins below are encoded in one region of Arthrobacter sp. CJ23:
- a CDS encoding WXG100 family type VII secretion target, protein MAIWGADVEQLRGLGGKLQAGAEVILEQRSQLNAALNATDWKGPDSDKFRDEWTSQHAGNLQKVADALREASNNVKRNAEQQTQASQS, encoded by the coding sequence ATGGCTATTTGGGGTGCAGACGTTGAGCAGCTTCGCGGTTTGGGCGGCAAGCTGCAGGCAGGTGCCGAAGTAATCCTGGAGCAGCGCTCCCAGCTGAACGCCGCTCTCAACGCGACCGACTGGAAGGGTCCCGACTCCGACAAGTTCCGCGACGAGTGGACCAGCCAGCACGCCGGCAACCTGCAGAAGGTCGCTGACGCACTGCGCGAGGCAAGCAACAACGTGAAGCGCAACGCCGAGCAGCAGACGCAGGCTTCCCAGAGCTAA
- a CDS encoding DUF2277 domain-containing protein: MCRNIRTLHNFEPHATSAEVEAAALQYVRKISGTAKPSKANEEAFAEAVHEIAHITQHLLDALVTHAPARNREEEAAKARARAAVRFGTA; this comes from the coding sequence ATGTGCCGCAATATCCGGACCCTGCATAACTTCGAACCGCACGCCACGAGTGCCGAGGTGGAGGCCGCCGCGCTGCAATATGTGCGCAAGATCAGCGGAACCGCCAAGCCGTCCAAGGCCAACGAGGAGGCCTTCGCGGAGGCCGTGCACGAGATCGCGCACATCACCCAGCACCTTCTGGATGCACTGGTGACGCATGCACCGGCGCGGAACCGCGAAGAGGAGGCCGCCAAGGCCAGGGCCAGGGCGGCCGTCCGCTTCGGTACTGCCTGA
- a CDS encoding CGNR zinc finger domain-containing protein, with product MLFAPDTEVALRSVVNLINTAANGEDSLRTPADLNAFLDAEEFTGTRAGNEAELRSVKRLRSLLASLWSAEESTAAKTVNQLLAEAKALPQLVKHDHWDWHLHATTPEAPLADRMGAEAAMAIIDVIRSKEMDRMRVCAADDCDAVVLDLSRNRSRRYCDTGNCANRAHVAAYRARKAAGAE from the coding sequence GTGCTGTTTGCGCCTGACACCGAGGTGGCCCTCCGCAGCGTGGTCAATCTGATCAACACGGCCGCGAACGGGGAGGATTCCCTCCGGACGCCGGCCGATCTGAATGCCTTCCTGGACGCCGAGGAATTCACCGGCACACGGGCCGGAAACGAGGCGGAGTTGCGCAGCGTCAAGCGCCTGCGGAGCCTGCTGGCCTCGTTGTGGTCGGCCGAGGAAAGCACTGCGGCCAAGACCGTGAACCAGCTGCTCGCCGAGGCCAAGGCCCTCCCGCAGCTGGTCAAGCACGATCACTGGGACTGGCACCTGCATGCCACCACGCCCGAGGCGCCGCTGGCCGACCGCATGGGCGCCGAGGCTGCGATGGCGATCATCGACGTCATCCGCAGCAAGGAAATGGACCGGATGCGGGTGTGCGCGGCGGACGACTGCGACGCCGTCGTGCTGGACCTCAGCCGCAACCGCTCAAGGCGCTACTGCGACACGGGAAACTGCGCCAACCGGGCGCACGTCGCGGCCTACCGGGCACGCAAGGCGGCCGGCGCGGAGTAA
- a CDS encoding DUF308 domain-containing protein, which translates to MTLPASSAPSSVPAAAELWKSVLLRAGIALVFGAVTVFWGQPSVHVLAWAVGLYLLATAAAVFLSKSLPTAVPAVAAIAGIGALATQSDAGVAVSALLGLLVLGIAELVQGLRRRGQHVLARDWLVSGVIGVGTAVALPFFISLGAHALLGVAGGGAIISGVLWMLSGLTLRHDGRTPAPEAVN; encoded by the coding sequence GTGACTCTCCCCGCCTCATCCGCGCCTTCATCCGTGCCTGCAGCCGCCGAGCTCTGGAAGTCCGTGCTGCTGCGCGCGGGCATCGCGCTCGTATTCGGCGCGGTGACGGTGTTCTGGGGGCAGCCCTCGGTTCACGTGCTGGCCTGGGCCGTGGGCCTCTATCTGCTGGCCACCGCGGCCGCTGTGTTCCTGTCCAAGAGCCTGCCGACGGCGGTGCCCGCCGTCGCGGCGATCGCCGGCATTGGCGCGCTGGCCACGCAGTCGGATGCCGGCGTCGCGGTTTCGGCGCTGCTGGGGCTCCTGGTGCTCGGCATTGCGGAGTTGGTCCAGGGACTGCGCCGCCGCGGCCAGCATGTCCTGGCCCGCGACTGGCTGGTTTCCGGCGTGATCGGCGTCGGCACGGCAGTGGCCCTGCCGTTCTTCATCAGCCTCGGCGCCCATGCCCTGCTGGGCGTGGCCGGGGGTGGCGCGATCATCTCCGGGGTGCTGTGGATGCTGTCCGGCCTCACGCTGCGGCACGATGGGCGTACCCCCGCGCCCGAGGCCGTAAACTAG
- a CDS encoding DMT family transporter, whose protein sequence is MSAAKTPADSAGFMASGLGVALFSSAVFGLSGSFAKSLLETGWTPGAAVALRLSGAALILAIPAVVVLRGRWHQLKDNWLTITLFGVIGVAGCQLFYFNAVSRLSVGVALLLEYLAPVMIVLWLWIASRRRPRALTAAGSLLSLGGLVLVLDLTGAVKVDFVGVLWGMAAAVCLVIYFFITAKENDTLPPLVMAAGGLLVGAVVIWIAGLTGLLPMTFNTADTSLGPWTTPWWLSLAGLVVLATVLSYVTGIMAARSLGSKVASFVSLTEVLFAVVWAWLLLGELPGPIQLMGGGLIVAGVVLVRVDELRGARRNESQPGAVVLAAELDHANDVEPLPKVPATKA, encoded by the coding sequence GTGTCAGCTGCAAAAACCCCGGCTGATTCGGCAGGATTCATGGCCTCGGGCCTCGGCGTTGCCTTGTTCTCCTCCGCCGTCTTCGGCTTGTCCGGCTCGTTTGCCAAATCCCTGCTGGAAACCGGATGGACCCCCGGTGCTGCGGTGGCCCTGCGCCTCAGCGGCGCGGCGCTGATCCTGGCGATCCCCGCCGTCGTGGTTCTCCGCGGACGCTGGCACCAGCTCAAGGACAACTGGCTGACCATCACGCTCTTCGGCGTGATCGGCGTGGCCGGCTGCCAGCTCTTCTACTTCAATGCCGTATCCCGGCTGTCCGTGGGGGTGGCGCTGCTCCTGGAGTACCTGGCCCCCGTGATGATCGTGCTCTGGCTCTGGATAGCCAGCCGGCGCAGGCCCAGGGCGCTCACTGCGGCCGGTTCCCTGCTTTCCCTGGGCGGTCTTGTGCTGGTCCTCGACCTCACCGGTGCCGTCAAGGTGGACTTCGTCGGCGTGCTGTGGGGCATGGCCGCAGCGGTGTGCCTGGTGATCTACTTCTTCATCACGGCCAAGGAAAACGACACCCTCCCGCCGCTGGTCATGGCCGCCGGCGGGCTCCTGGTGGGAGCCGTGGTCATCTGGATCGCCGGTCTCACCGGACTGCTGCCCATGACTTTCAACACCGCCGACACCAGCCTGGGTCCCTGGACCACCCCGTGGTGGCTTTCCCTGGCCGGGCTGGTGGTGCTGGCCACCGTACTGTCCTACGTCACCGGGATCATGGCCGCCCGCAGCCTCGGCTCCAAGGTGGCCTCCTTCGTCTCGTTGACAGAGGTGCTCTTCGCCGTGGTGTGGGCGTGGCTGCTCCTGGGCGAACTGCCCGGACCCATCCAGCTGATGGGCGGCGGACTCATTGTTGCCGGCGTGGTGCTGGTCCGCGTGGACGAACTCCGCGGTGCCCGCCGTAACGAGTCCCAGCCCGGCGCCGTCGTTCTTGCTGCCGAACTGGACCACGCGAACGACGTCGAACCCCTGCCGAAGGTGCCGGCCACCAAGGCCTAG